A genomic region of Acidimicrobiales bacterium contains the following coding sequences:
- a CDS encoding serine protease, protein MRRSSLVVAAAAVAVSAALIAVIAAADTDDGAAGGDAARHGARVGGCASGAAASSRARVILRCVAPSLAFVSSPLGTGSGILVDDRYVVTNAHVVDPFGMVDLVFGQTEHHRDVPVTGVDFAADLALVGPVDTARRPLPVADYDRVHRGDDVYLVGYPGEVDDEPEATISRGILSRTRRARGFDLTFLQTDAAIGGGQSGGALVDDGGQVVGVSGFSFAEEFALALSGRDTRRAIRHIRNGDTAPYVPFPPAGATTGAFDLAGPEDAQVLTLHTRRSEEVRLDLAPELRPAVYAADLDGGDVYFQNQEAVDAAREAGEDVEGTDEVDVPETPGVYKFEVPANTYAVIQVGTRLAEGAHVAYTSNVALGRYDDADDDRPIEVGERVQGTIDPLELAGDTYVVDLEQGEQVDVFAGSATGDVGYEVRAPGQTGADATYVDDSGLGLFGADARDVYVADASGPHRITVYSADGTGTGYVLEVLPA, encoded by the coding sequence ATGCGCCGCTCGTCCCTGGTCGTGGCGGCCGCTGCCGTCGCCGTGTCCGCCGCCCTCATCGCCGTGATCGCCGCCGCCGACACCGACGACGGGGCGGCCGGTGGGGACGCCGCTCGACACGGTGCTCGGGTCGGGGGTTGCGCGTCGGGGGCGGCGGCGAGCTCGCGGGCGAGGGTGATCCTGCGCTGTGTGGCGCCGTCGCTCGCCTTCGTCTCCTCCCCGCTCGGCACCGGCAGCGGCATCCTCGTCGACGACCGCTACGTCGTCACGAACGCCCACGTCGTCGATCCCTTCGGCATGGTGGACCTGGTGTTCGGGCAGACCGAGCACCATCGCGACGTCCCGGTGACGGGCGTCGATTTCGCCGCCGACCTCGCCCTCGTCGGACCGGTGGACACCGCACGGAGGCCGCTCCCCGTGGCTGATTACGACCGCGTCCACCGGGGCGACGACGTGTACCTCGTGGGGTACCCGGGCGAGGTGGACGACGAGCCGGAGGCGACCATCTCGCGCGGCATCCTGTCGCGCACCCGCAGGGCGCGCGGCTTCGACCTAACCTTCCTCCAGACCGACGCCGCCATCGGCGGTGGCCAGAGCGGCGGGGCGCTGGTGGACGACGGCGGCCAGGTGGTGGGCGTGTCGGGGTTCTCCTTCGCCGAGGAGTTCGCCCTGGCGCTCTCGGGTCGTGACACGCGACGGGCCATCCGGCACATCCGCAACGGCGACACGGCACCGTACGTCCCGTTCCCGCCGGCGGGCGCCACCACCGGTGCGTTCGACCTGGCCGGGCCGGAGGATGCGCAGGTGCTGACGCTGCACACGCGCCGGTCCGAGGAGGTCCGCCTCGATCTTGCACCGGAGCTCCGGCCGGCCGTGTACGCCGCGGACCTCGACGGCGGGGACGTCTACTTCCAGAATCAGGAGGCAGTGGACGCGGCGCGGGAGGCCGGTGAGGATGTGGAGGGGACCGACGAGGTGGACGTGCCCGAGACGCCCGGCGTGTACAAGTTCGAGGTTCCGGCGAACACCTACGCCGTGATCCAGGTCGGAACGCGGCTGGCCGAGGGTGCGCATGTGGCGTACACGTCGAACGTGGCCCTCGGGCGCTACGACGACGCCGACGACGACCGGCCGATCGAGGTCGGCGAGCGGGTGCAGGGGACCATCGACCCGCTCGAGCTGGCCGGTGACACCTACGTCGTCGATCTGGAGCAGGGCGAGCAGGTCGACGTGTTCGCCGGATCGGCGACCGGCGACGTGGGCTACGAGGTGCGGGCCCCGGGTCAGACCGGTGCGGATGCCACCTACGTCGACGACTCCGGGCTCGGCCTGTTCGGTGCCGACGCAAGGGACGTCTATGTCGCCGATGCCTCGGGCCCGCACCGCATCACGGTGTACTCCGCCGACGGCACCGGCACCGGCTACGTCCTCGAGGTCCTGCCCGCCTGA
- a CDS encoding sigma-70 family RNA polymerase sigma factor — translation MTPKVKETAGRGGGGRRDPRSDGDLVVAAADGEQAAFAELYRRHLAKARRAARAVVANADDTADAVSDAFANVFRVVRSGRFPEGAGFEAYLVTAARRAAIDQVRRASRTVPGDGLAHAEAPSTDARPSERVVAVESAALVARAFLGLATHLRAVLYLTEIEGLAMRDAAAVLGVTPNACAQRAVRARARLRQRYLQAHVAPGAERRCRDTVDQLGAYVGAGLSPRDAVKVEEHLAGCETCRHRVVELRDIGTVLRRAVPVASFDVTGLVGPPGPAG, via the coding sequence GTGACGCCGAAGGTGAAGGAGACAGCGGGTCGTGGTGGCGGCGGACGCCGCGACCCGCGTTCCGACGGCGACCTGGTCGTGGCGGCCGCAGACGGCGAGCAGGCCGCCTTCGCCGAGCTCTACCGCCGCCATCTGGCCAAGGCCCGCCGGGCGGCGCGAGCGGTGGTCGCCAACGCCGACGACACGGCTGACGCCGTCTCGGACGCGTTCGCCAACGTGTTCCGGGTCGTGCGGTCCGGCCGATTCCCCGAGGGCGCCGGGTTCGAGGCGTACCTCGTGACGGCCGCCCGCCGGGCCGCCATCGACCAGGTGCGGCGGGCGTCCCGAACGGTTCCCGGCGACGGCCTGGCGCACGCCGAGGCGCCCTCGACCGACGCCCGGCCGTCGGAACGGGTGGTGGCGGTCGAGAGCGCCGCCCTCGTGGCGCGCGCATTCCTGGGGCTGGCCACCCATCTGCGGGCCGTGCTCTACCTCACCGAGATCGAGGGGCTGGCGATGCGCGACGCGGCGGCCGTCCTCGGGGTCACCCCCAACGCCTGCGCCCAGCGCGCCGTGCGGGCACGGGCCCGGCTCCGCCAGCGCTACCTCCAGGCCCATGTCGCGCCCGGCGCCGAGCGGCGGTGCCGCGACACGGTGGACCAGCTCGGCGCCTACGTGGGCGCCGGTCTGTCCCCCCGGGACGCCGTCAAGGTGGAGGAGCATCTGGCCGGGTGCGAGACGTGCCGGCACCGGGTCGTCGAGCTGCGCGACATCGGCACCGTGCTGCGGCGGGCCGTCCCGGTGGCGTCGTTCGACGTCACCGGCCTCGTCGGTCCGCCCGGTCCGGCCGGGTGA
- a CDS encoding DUF3048 domain-containing protein, translated as MRQFRSPARPRLFALLAAATLAVGACSGGGDDGGGKASKAGGGGDTTTTTAAPVPAPLTGVVLADGSVAKRPALSVKVDNTPKGRPQSGIDKADLLIEEKVEGGFTRFIAVFHSEDADLVGPVRSVRSTDPGLVGTFGGVFAFAGGIPAFETLARAQPVTVVSEGRSGEGFQHPAGKSRPYATYTTTAKLRSLAKDHTDPPPKLFDFLPAGGTFAPAGAAPATSATVAFGATTFTVDYDAASSTWKRSSDGRPHATEGGGQLAFANVIIQRTSYKATGFKDPAGSAVDEAAVIGEGDAIVLSQGKQAAVKWKKTSATTPTTYTDGAGAPVQFLPGKTLVALPPAANPINVR; from the coding sequence ATGCGTCAGTTCCGAAGCCCTGCCCGTCCGCGTCTGTTCGCCCTTCTCGCCGCTGCCACGCTTGCGGTCGGCGCGTGCAGTGGCGGGGGCGACGACGGCGGCGGCAAGGCGTCCAAGGCGGGCGGCGGCGGCGACACCACGACCACCACCGCCGCTCCCGTCCCCGCCCCGCTCACCGGCGTGGTGCTGGCCGACGGGTCGGTGGCCAAGCGTCCGGCCCTGTCCGTGAAGGTCGACAACACCCCGAAGGGTCGCCCCCAGAGCGGGATCGACAAGGCCGACCTGCTCATCGAGGAGAAGGTCGAGGGGGGCTTCACGCGCTTCATCGCCGTGTTCCACTCCGAGGACGCCGATCTGGTGGGCCCGGTGCGCTCGGTGCGCTCCACCGATCCCGGGCTCGTCGGGACGTTCGGCGGCGTCTTCGCGTTCGCCGGCGGCATCCCGGCCTTCGAGACGCTGGCGCGGGCCCAGCCGGTCACGGTGGTGAGCGAAGGAAGGTCCGGGGAGGGCTTCCAGCACCCGGCCGGCAAGAGCCGGCCCTACGCCACGTACACCACCACGGCCAAGCTGCGGTCGCTGGCCAAGGACCACACCGACCCGCCGCCCAAGCTGTTCGACTTCCTGCCGGCCGGCGGCACCTTCGCTCCGGCGGGCGCCGCCCCGGCCACCAGCGCCACGGTGGCCTTCGGGGCGACGACGTTCACCGTCGACTACGACGCCGCGTCCAGCACGTGGAAGCGCTCGTCGGACGGCAGGCCCCACGCCACCGAGGGCGGTGGCCAGCTCGCCTTCGCCAACGTCATCATCCAGCGCACCTCGTACAAGGCGACCGGCTTCAAGGACCCGGCCGGCTCCGCCGTCGACGAGGCGGCCGTGATCGGGGAGGGCGACGCCATCGTCCTCTCCCAGGGGAAGCAGGCCGCCGTCAAGTGGAAGAAGACCTCGGCCACCACGCCCACGACCTATACCGACGGAGCGGGCGCTCCGGTGCAGTTCCTGCCCGGCAAGACCCTCGTGGCCCTGCCGCCGGCGGCCAACCCGATCAACGTACGGTGA
- a CDS encoding AAA family ATPase, producing MTAPMRDGPTATPTATVATSTATVATSLVDNVSAVVLGKRPEVELVVAGLLAGGHVLLEDVPGVGKTLLARSLARSLGGSMARIQGTVDLMPSDITGVHVYDPRGRSWEFHPGPVFNNVVLLDEVNRATPRSQSALLEAMSEGQVTVDGVSRPLPDPFFVIATQNPYGDVGTFPLSEGQCDRFALIVSLGLPDRQAERAVLRGDGGPTALDHLAHVVSGPELAAAVADVDRTHVDPAVADYVLDIVDATRSHPELDHGASPRAARTFLQVAKAHAVLHGRDFVAPDDVKAVAAAVLAHRLGVLSRRGTVATRRLVDDLLAGVAAPVI from the coding sequence GTGACCGCACCGATGAGGGACGGGCCGACCGCCACCCCGACCGCGACGGTCGCCACGTCGACGGCGACGGTCGCCACGTCGCTGGTGGACAACGTGTCGGCCGTCGTGCTCGGCAAGCGTCCGGAGGTGGAGCTGGTCGTGGCCGGTCTGCTGGCCGGCGGGCATGTGCTCCTGGAGGACGTCCCCGGGGTGGGCAAGACCCTGCTCGCCCGCAGCCTGGCCCGGTCGCTCGGTGGTTCGATGGCTCGCATCCAGGGCACGGTCGACCTCATGCCGTCGGACATCACCGGCGTGCACGTCTACGACCCCCGGGGCCGGTCGTGGGAGTTCCACCCCGGGCCGGTGTTCAACAACGTGGTGCTCCTCGACGAGGTCAACCGGGCCACGCCGCGCTCGCAGTCGGCGCTGCTCGAGGCCATGTCGGAAGGCCAGGTCACCGTGGACGGCGTGAGCCGGCCGCTGCCGGACCCGTTCTTCGTGATCGCCACGCAGAACCCGTACGGAGACGTCGGCACCTTCCCGTTGTCGGAGGGCCAGTGCGATCGCTTCGCCCTGATCGTGTCGCTGGGCCTGCCCGACCGCCAGGCCGAGCGCGCCGTGCTCCGGGGCGACGGCGGTCCGACCGCCCTCGACCACCTGGCGCACGTGGTGTCCGGGCCCGAGTTGGCCGCGGCCGTGGCCGACGTCGACCGTACCCACGTCGACCCGGCGGTCGCCGACTACGTGCTCGACATCGTCGATGCCACCCGCTCGCATCCCGAGCTCGACCATGGGGCCAGCCCCCGTGCCGCCCGGACGTTCCTGCAGGTCGCCAAGGCGCACGCCGTGCTCCACGGACGGGACTTCGTGGCGCCCGACGACGTCAAGGCCGTGGCCGCCGCCGTGCTGGCCCACCGCCTCGGCGTCCTGTCCCGCCGGGGCACGGTCGCGACCCGCCGACTGGTGGACGACCTCCTCGCCGGCGTCGCCGCGCCGGTGATCTAG
- a CDS encoding DUF2207 domain-containing protein, protein MGSTRHRPVRPRWWGAAAASAVVAMMALGGARAAAGPTRLDRGPRRAQSGIERTVVYDVDLRIEASGDLVVTETIAQDFGSSPRHGIIREIPVRLRYDDRFDRVYPLRVESVSASPGTPAAYRVERSGGTARIRIGDADRTISGPHTYTVVYRVEQALNAFDDHEELYWNAIGSGWQQPVDRASVTVEAPAAIQQVACFTGPDGSSLPCQEKSADGATARFGQSGMAPYENLTVVAALPTGAVPEPVPRLEERRTLARAFSVTPGTVGASAGLLGAAVAGIAVLVWRVGRDRRYAGSGVDVVFGGPGSAEQAVGVLERPTTPVEFAPPDGLRPGQVGTLVDERANPLDVIATIVDLAVRGYLRIDEIPKTGWFGKPDWTLVRLKDADDALKPYESVLLGGLFRSGTEVKLSSLKDEFATRLHQVEDMLYADAVRQKWFATRPDKVRARWIAIGALVAAAGVALTVLVALRTHAGLVPLPVVVAGLLVMAFSRSMPRRTAQGTAVLRRVMGFRRFMEESEGERARFAERANLFSEYLPYAIVFGCTEKWARTFAGIDGELPDVGWYAGSRPFTVGYFSSSMDGFTTTTAGTITSTPSGSGASGFSGGGGFSGGGGGGGGGGSW, encoded by the coding sequence ATGGGCTCGACGCGCCACCGCCCGGTCCGCCCTCGGTGGTGGGGCGCCGCCGCCGCGTCGGCGGTGGTGGCGATGATGGCGCTCGGAGGCGCCCGGGCGGCGGCCGGTCCCACCCGCCTCGATCGGGGACCACGGCGGGCCCAGTCGGGGATCGAGCGCACCGTCGTCTACGACGTCGACCTGCGGATCGAGGCGAGCGGGGACCTGGTCGTCACCGAGACGATCGCCCAGGACTTCGGCTCGTCCCCACGGCACGGGATCATCCGGGAGATCCCGGTCCGCCTCCGCTACGACGACCGCTTCGACCGCGTCTACCCGCTGCGCGTCGAATCCGTCTCCGCCTCGCCGGGCACGCCGGCCGCCTACCGGGTCGAGAGATCGGGGGGCACGGCCCGCATCCGGATCGGCGACGCCGACCGCACCATCAGCGGACCGCACACCTACACGGTGGTGTACCGCGTCGAGCAGGCACTCAACGCCTTCGACGACCACGAGGAGCTGTACTGGAACGCCATCGGGTCGGGATGGCAGCAGCCCGTCGACAGGGCCTCGGTCACGGTCGAGGCTCCCGCCGCCATCCAGCAGGTGGCCTGCTTCACCGGGCCCGACGGCTCGAGTCTGCCGTGCCAGGAGAAGAGCGCCGACGGAGCCACCGCCCGGTTCGGCCAGAGTGGGATGGCGCCCTACGAGAATCTCACCGTGGTGGCCGCCCTCCCGACGGGAGCCGTTCCCGAACCCGTGCCTCGGCTCGAGGAGCGGCGCACGCTGGCTCGAGCCTTCTCGGTCACGCCGGGGACCGTGGGGGCGTCGGCCGGCCTCCTGGGTGCGGCGGTGGCCGGGATCGCCGTCCTGGTATGGAGGGTGGGACGGGATCGGCGCTACGCCGGTTCCGGGGTGGATGTCGTGTTCGGCGGGCCCGGAAGCGCCGAGCAGGCCGTCGGCGTCCTCGAACGGCCCACCACACCAGTCGAGTTCGCGCCGCCCGACGGGCTCCGCCCGGGCCAGGTCGGCACGCTGGTCGACGAGCGGGCGAACCCACTCGACGTCATCGCGACCATCGTCGACCTGGCCGTGCGGGGTTACCTGCGCATCGACGAGATCCCCAAGACGGGCTGGTTCGGCAAGCCCGACTGGACCCTCGTCAGGCTGAAGGACGCCGACGACGCCCTGAAGCCCTACGAGTCGGTGCTGCTGGGCGGTCTGTTCCGCAGTGGGACGGAGGTCAAGCTGTCGTCGCTCAAGGACGAGTTCGCCACGCGCCTCCACCAGGTCGAGGACATGCTCTACGCCGACGCCGTCCGCCAGAAGTGGTTCGCCACGCGGCCCGACAAGGTGCGGGCCCGATGGATCGCCATCGGCGCCCTGGTGGCGGCGGCCGGTGTGGCGTTGACCGTCCTGGTCGCCCTGCGGACCCATGCCGGGCTGGTCCCCCTCCCGGTCGTCGTCGCCGGCCTGCTCGTGATGGCGTTCAGCCGGTCGATGCCGCGCCGCACCGCCCAGGGCACGGCGGTGCTGCGCCGCGTCATGGGCTTCCGCCGCTTCATGGAGGAGTCCGAGGGTGAGCGGGCCCGCTTCGCCGAGCGGGCCAACCTGTTCTCGGAGTACCTCCCGTACGCCATCGTCTTCGGCTGCACGGAGAAGTGGGCTCGCACCTTCGCCGGCATCGACGGCGAGCTGCCGGACGTCGGCTGGTACGCCGGTTCCCGTCCCTTCACGGTCGGCTACTTCTCGTCGTCGATGGACGGATTCACGACGACCACGGCGGGCACGATCACGTCCACGCCGTCCGGCTCGGGCGCCAGCGGCTTCAGCGGCGGTGGTGGGTTCTCCGGCGGCGGCGGGGGCGGCGGAGGCGGCGGCTCCTGGTGA
- a CDS encoding tetratricopeptide repeat protein — MALRIALAGRVEVEAEGGPVDTGRLGSLGRLTLAYLVTERHRPVPRHELADVLWGEAPPRSWETALRGAVSKVRAVLAAAGLAPMEALTTSAGCYQLHLPAGTVVDVEEAAEAVERATDALASPGQPAGRAGQAAAGAAAIASRRFLPGASGSWVDRRQAELEDLRLQALEVVSDASAVAGDWAAALAAAEEAVTLEPFRESARLRVLAAHAGAGNRAEALRAYERARRLLAEELGMDPSPALQAAYVALLGNEDPTPAGRVVPISPPPVPPPPVAPPPPPGLPAPLTSFVGRADAIAEVERLLSSARLLSLTGTGGMGKTRLALRVAADVAAADPAAVALVELGPLSDPDLVPQQVLSALGLSEQAGRSPLDTVTSHLCTRPVLLVLDNCEHVLEAAAGVAGSLLRACADLRVLATTREPLKVAGEVVWRVPTLSVPDPTTAGGDDLTLDELRQFEAVRLFLDRAAAVRPDLDLGDADAPALAAVVRRLDGIPLAVELAAGRVAMFSVAELAERLDDRFRLLAGGSRSSPERHQTLRGAVDWTYDALAPAEATMFTRLSVFASAFSLAAAEEVAAGDGIKPGDVAGLVSSLVDKSMVVADHGPGATRYRLLETMRRYGLERLGEDRANEATRRHAHLAWAAGLAVRAESALRGPDQAHWLEVLEVALDDIRAALAWGGDNPGTEQATVAVGLAAALERFWEVRGYLSEGRRWLESLLAAGGAAAPAVRARALASAAILAQRQGDYGPARAMHTESLRLAREAGDERGVAAAVHGLANLAVLQGDFAAARPLYEQVLAIGRALGDDNVVAAALTNLGTVAHNQADFAEAEGFSRDSLAVRRRMGDRHGIAMVTGNLAYLAFQLGDHTAARTLYGESLALQRQLGDRPGIANSLANLGYLALTEGDLADASSLLEESLALAGELGDKYWMALSLLRLAKVARAAGDHARASELDARALTLASGMGAKRAMAEWLEGLARTAVARGAHRRAIVLLGAAQAVRDELGAPLPPAERPGRDADLAAAQAAVGRRDAEAAWDEGRAMPLEDAVRLASSD, encoded by the coding sequence ATGGCCCTGCGGATCGCGCTGGCGGGCCGGGTGGAGGTCGAGGCGGAAGGCGGGCCGGTCGACACCGGGCGGCTCGGGTCCCTCGGCCGCCTCACCCTCGCCTACCTCGTGACCGAGCGTCACCGGCCGGTGCCGCGCCACGAGCTGGCCGATGTGCTCTGGGGCGAGGCGCCGCCGAGGTCGTGGGAGACGGCGCTGCGGGGGGCGGTGTCGAAGGTCCGGGCCGTCCTCGCCGCCGCCGGGTTGGCGCCGATGGAGGCGCTCACCACTTCGGCCGGGTGTTACCAGCTGCACCTGCCGGCCGGAACCGTGGTCGACGTGGAGGAGGCGGCGGAGGCCGTCGAGCGGGCGACGGACGCGCTGGCGTCGCCGGGGCAGCCGGCGGGGCGGGCCGGGCAGGCGGCGGCAGGAGCGGCGGCGATCGCCAGCCGCCGGTTCCTCCCCGGGGCGTCGGGCTCCTGGGTCGACCGCCGGCAGGCCGAGCTGGAGGATCTCCGGCTCCAGGCCCTCGAGGTCGTCAGCGACGCGTCGGCGGTCGCCGGAGACTGGGCGGCCGCGCTGGCGGCCGCCGAGGAGGCCGTCACCCTGGAGCCCTTCCGGGAGTCCGCCCGGCTCCGGGTCCTCGCCGCCCACGCCGGTGCGGGGAACCGGGCGGAGGCGCTGCGCGCCTACGAGCGGGCCCGGCGCCTCCTCGCCGAGGAGCTCGGCATGGACCCGTCACCGGCGCTCCAGGCCGCGTACGTGGCCCTGCTCGGCAACGAGGACCCGACGCCGGCGGGGCGGGTGGTGCCGATCTCGCCGCCGCCGGTCCCCCCGCCGCCGGTCGCGCCGCCGCCGCCCCCCGGATTGCCGGCGCCGCTCACCAGCTTCGTCGGCCGAGCCGATGCCATCGCCGAGGTCGAGCGCCTCCTGTCATCGGCCCGCCTGCTCAGCCTCACGGGCACCGGCGGCATGGGCAAGACCCGCCTGGCCCTGCGGGTGGCCGCCGACGTGGCCGCCGCCGACCCGGCCGCTGTTGCGCTCGTGGAGCTGGGCCCGCTGTCCGACCCCGACCTGGTGCCCCAGCAGGTCCTGTCCGCCCTGGGTCTGAGCGAGCAGGCGGGCCGCAGCCCACTGGACACGGTCACGTCCCATCTCTGCACGCGGCCCGTGCTGCTCGTCCTCGACAACTGCGAGCACGTCCTGGAGGCGGCGGCCGGAGTGGCCGGCTCGCTGCTGCGGGCCTGCGCGGACCTGCGGGTGCTGGCCACGACCCGGGAGCCGCTCAAGGTGGCGGGCGAGGTGGTGTGGCGGGTGCCCACGCTGTCGGTCCCGGACCCCACCACGGCCGGCGGTGACGATCTCACGCTCGACGAGCTCCGCCAGTTCGAGGCGGTGCGCCTGTTCCTCGACCGGGCGGCCGCCGTCCGCCCCGACCTCGACCTCGGCGATGCCGACGCGCCGGCGCTGGCCGCCGTCGTGCGGCGGCTCGACGGCATCCCGCTGGCCGTGGAGCTGGCCGCAGGTCGGGTGGCCATGTTCTCGGTGGCCGAGCTGGCCGAGCGCCTCGACGACCGCTTCCGGCTGCTCGCCGGGGGCAGTCGCTCGTCGCCCGAACGCCACCAGACGCTGCGGGGCGCGGTGGACTGGACGTACGACGCCCTGGCCCCCGCCGAGGCGACGATGTTCACCCGCCTGTCGGTCTTCGCCTCCGCCTTCTCGCTGGCCGCGGCCGAGGAGGTGGCCGCCGGCGACGGCATCAAACCCGGCGACGTGGCGGGCCTCGTGTCGAGCCTGGTCGACAAGTCGATGGTCGTCGCCGACCACGGGCCGGGGGCCACGCGCTACCGCCTGCTCGAGACCATGCGCAGGTACGGGCTCGAGCGGCTGGGCGAGGACCGTGCCAACGAGGCGACCCGGCGCCACGCCCACCTGGCCTGGGCGGCGGGGCTGGCGGTGCGGGCCGAGTCGGCGTTGCGAGGCCCCGACCAGGCCCACTGGCTGGAGGTCCTCGAAGTGGCGCTCGACGACATCCGGGCCGCCCTGGCGTGGGGCGGCGACAACCCCGGGACGGAGCAGGCCACGGTCGCCGTCGGCCTGGCGGCCGCCCTCGAGCGCTTCTGGGAGGTCCGGGGCTACCTGAGCGAGGGCCGGAGGTGGCTCGAGTCGTTGCTGGCCGCCGGCGGGGCGGCGGCTCCCGCCGTCCGCGCCCGCGCCCTCGCCTCGGCCGCCATCCTGGCCCAGCGCCAGGGGGACTACGGGCCGGCGCGGGCGATGCACACCGAGAGCCTTCGCCTGGCCCGAGAGGCGGGCGACGAGCGGGGCGTGGCCGCCGCCGTGCACGGACTGGCCAACCTGGCCGTCCTGCAGGGCGACTTCGCAGCCGCCCGCCCGCTCTACGAGCAGGTGCTCGCCATCGGTCGCGCCCTGGGCGACGACAACGTGGTGGCCGCCGCCCTCACCAACCTCGGCACGGTGGCCCACAACCAGGCCGACTTCGCCGAGGCCGAGGGCTTCTCCAGGGACAGCCTGGCGGTGCGGCGGCGCATGGGCGACCGCCATGGGATCGCCATGGTGACCGGCAACCTCGCCTATCTGGCCTTCCAGCTGGGCGACCACACGGCGGCCCGGACGCTCTACGGCGAGAGCCTGGCCCTTCAGCGCCAGCTCGGCGACCGCCCCGGGATCGCCAACTCCCTGGCCAACCTCGGGTACCTGGCCCTGACCGAGGGCGACCTGGCCGACGCCTCGTCGCTGCTGGAGGAGAGCCTGGCCCTGGCCGGCGAGCTCGGCGACAAGTACTGGATGGCGCTCTCGCTCCTGCGTCTGGCCAAGGTCGCCCGGGCGGCGGGCGACCACGCCCGTGCGTCGGAGCTCGACGCCAGGGCGCTCACCCTGGCCAGCGGCATGGGTGCCAAACGGGCCATGGCCGAGTGGCTCGAGGGCCTGGCCCGCACGGCCGTGGCCCGCGGCGCCCACCGGCGGGCGATCGTCCTGCTCGGCGCCGCCCAGGCGGTGCGCGACGAGCTCGGTGCCCCGCTGCCGCCGGCCGAACGGCCGGGCCGGGACGCCGACCTGGCCGCCGCCCAGGCCGCCGTCGGACGACGGGATGCGGAGGCGGCGTGGGACGAGGGACGGGCCATGCCGCTGGAGGACGCCGTCCGCCTCGCCTCCTCGGACTGA
- a CDS encoding DUF3048 domain-containing protein, producing the protein MRPRTLAVPLLASCLVLVACGGGDDKKAATTTTTTAPATAAPAAAGDAAPLTGLPQPDAARRMRPALVVKIDNAPIGRPQTGFNQADVVVVEKVEGHITRLFSIFQTNDSDPIGPVRSARSTDIALVTPLNRPLFAYAGTNAAFQALVDKAPLVDVGYNKAAPDYKRTGGKKPPYNLFTNTSSLYKRAPAGAKAPPPLFVYRPAGQAGTGDASSGLHVTYQAGGRATNVDYAWDAGSGSWKRTQDGSPFSDSAGMQAAPKNVVVQFVTYKDTGQRDPSGAVVDEGQLIGSGDAWVFSDGKVVKGKWSKATAEAVTSYADATGKPVGLTPGTTWVELAPPGAAQAK; encoded by the coding sequence ATGCGACCCCGTACCCTCGCCGTTCCGCTGCTCGCCTCGTGCCTCGTCCTCGTCGCGTGTGGAGGAGGCGACGACAAGAAGGCGGCGACCACGACGACCACCACGGCGCCTGCGACCGCCGCGCCGGCCGCTGCGGGCGACGCCGCGCCGCTCACCGGGTTGCCCCAGCCCGACGCCGCCCGGCGCATGCGGCCCGCCCTCGTCGTCAAGATCGACAACGCCCCCATCGGCCGCCCGCAGACCGGGTTCAACCAGGCGGACGTGGTCGTCGTGGAGAAGGTCGAAGGTCACATCACCCGGCTGTTCAGCATCTTCCAGACCAACGATTCGGACCCGATCGGCCCCGTCCGCTCCGCCCGGTCCACCGACATCGCCCTGGTGACGCCGCTCAACCGACCCCTGTTCGCGTATGCCGGCACCAACGCCGCCTTCCAGGCCCTGGTCGACAAGGCGCCGCTGGTCGACGTCGGGTACAACAAGGCGGCACCCGACTACAAGCGGACCGGGGGCAAGAAGCCGCCGTACAACCTGTTCACCAACACGTCCTCGCTGTACAAGCGGGCGCCCGCCGGGGCCAAGGCGCCTCCGCCCCTGTTCGTCTACCGCCCGGCCGGCCAGGCGGGGACGGGTGACGCCAGCAGCGGCCTGCACGTGACCTACCAGGCGGGGGGTCGGGCCACGAACGTCGACTACGCATGGGACGCCGGCTCGGGGTCGTGGAAGCGCACCCAGGACGGTTCCCCGTTCAGCGACTCGGCCGGCATGCAGGCGGCTCCGAAGAACGTGGTGGTCCAGTTCGTCACCTACAAGGACACGGGCCAGCGCGACCCGTCCGGCGCGGTGGTCGACGAGGGCCAGCTCATCGGCTCCGGTGACGCGTGGGTCTTCAGCGACGGCAAGGTCGTCAAGGGGAAGTGGTCCAAGGCCACGGCGGAGGCCGTGACGTCCTACGCCGACGCGACCGGCAAGCCCGTCGGGCTCACACCCGGCACCACCTGGGTCGAGTTGGCACCACCAGGCGCCGCGCAGGCCAAGTAG